In Aliamphritea ceti, a single window of DNA contains:
- a CDS encoding regulatory phage cox family protein, with protein MSATVTTLDTLKKVAVPIMRPCKFAELTGVSESTIRGMLDREELPAVQLGQTGKGKRPTRYINIVALYELCEKESASWTS; from the coding sequence ATGTCCGCCACCGTTACCACACTGGATACCTTAAAGAAGGTCGCCGTTCCCATTATGCGCCCCTGTAAGTTCGCTGAACTCACCGGCGTATCTGAATCAACCATTCGCGGCATGTTAGACCGCGAAGAGTTACCAGCCGTCCAGCTGGGCCAAACAGGGAAGGGCAAACGTCCTACCCGATACATCAACATCGTTGCTTTATATGAGCTATGCGAAAAGGAGAGCGCATCATGGACCAGTTAA
- a CDS encoding major coat protein: protein MPDFVKKQNAAVSTLVANKKVRSVVAGFIAMGMTMQEAAAALPAAIGTQLAAIQQDGLDLADLVWPVVITLFGALVIFKLFKRFGSQI from the coding sequence ATGCCTGATTTTGTGAAGAAGCAAAATGCCGCGGTTAGCACTCTGGTTGCTAACAAAAAAGTTCGCTCTGTTGTCGCTGGCTTTATCGCAATGGGAATGACCATGCAGGAAGCTGCTGCCGCATTACCTGCTGCGATTGGTACCCAGTTGGCTGCGATTCAACAGGATGGTCTGGACTTGGCTGATCTGGTTTGGCCAGTGGTAATCACGCTCTTCGGTGCGCTGGTTATCTTCAAACTGTTCAAGCGTTTCGGTTCACAGATTTAA